Genomic DNA from Sphingomonas lacunae:
TGTCCGCCGGCCCCATTCGGCAAAATCACAATCCGGCGTCAGGTTGATCCGCCCCAGTTCAAGAGGCGGCGAAGCGAGTGTTGGCGAGAGAATCAGATCGAACCTCTCCATGAACTGCGCCACTGTCACCGCCGCCGCCTGAAACACATTATTTGCCCGGGCCATATCCATCGCGCTGAAACGCCTACCATATTCGGCGAAAGCCAGGGTCATCGGCTCCAGAACATCGGGACCGGGCGTTATGCCCAATGAAGCCGCCCGATCATCAATGTCAGCGGCAATCCCCGGAGCCATGATGGCGAAACTGGCCTGCCCCAGCGCAGCGGCATCCAGCACAGGAGCAGCGTCCTCGACATGGTGACCCAGACTCTCGCACAACCGCGCTGTCTCGCGCGCGGCCTCGATGCACTGCGGGTCGACCGGGCTGCCAGCAGGCGGCGTCAGCATCAGGGCGATGCGCAACGGGCGCGGATCGCTCTGTGTCGCCGCAAGGAATCCTTCAGCCGGTGCTGGTGCACCATAGCGCGACCCCGGTTCGACCCCATGGGTCGCATCCATTATCGCCGCCGAATCCCGAACCGACCGGGTAACGGCGTGGTGGGAAGACATACCGCCCCAGCCCTCAGTGCGCAGCGGGCCCATCGGTATCCGCCCGCGGCTTGGTTTGAGGCCGAACAGACCGCAGCAGGACGCCGGCAGCCGGATTGATCCGCCACCGTCAGTCGCATGGGCCGCTGGCAACACGCCAGCTGCCACTGCAGCCGCCGCGCCGCCCGAAGAACCACCAGCAATATGGGCAGGATTCCAAGGATTGCGCGTGTCGCCGTTGAGCTTGTTCTCGGTCGTACCTGTCAGGCCGAACTCGGGCGTCGTTGTCTTCCCAAAGATGACAAAGCCAGCCCGCTCGTATCGCTGGACAAGTTCAGACGTCACGCTGGCCCGGTTGCCGCGATAGAAACGGCTCCCACCTTCACTCAATTCACCGGCAATATGCGTGTTCAGATCCTTGAGCAGCCAGGGCACCCCGGTGAATGGCCCGTCTGGCAGCCCACGGGCCACCGCCGCGCGTGCGCGCTCGTCCAGCCGCTGCGCCATGAAGTTGAAGCGCGGGTTGAGCCGTTCGGTCCGCGCAATCGCCATGTCGAGCAACTCGCCCGCCGACACCTCGCGCCGCCGGACAAGGTCCGCCAGACCCATCGCATCGTGCGTCGACAACAGCACTTCATCTCCGGTCTGGCTCATTGCCCTTGCTCCTCCGGCAACAGTCGCGGCAAAGGCCGCAGTGGCGCCCATGAGCACCTGGCGCCTGCTCGCCACCACCTCAACCAGCGGCCCGTTGCGATGCAGGAGCCCCGTCACCCGCCGCGTAAAAGCGCGAGTAAAATTTCCGGAAATGCGGGATCGGTCCATCCCCATCACAGATGATCGGGTTGGGCTCGTACCGCATCCGGTCCCAGACCACCTTGTCCTGATCGAGCTGCTTGTTGACGTCCTTGATGATCGCACGGGCCAGCCCGGCCATTGGCCCCTCGGCCTGCTCGCGCGGTTGGGTGTAGCAATAGACGACCTGCAACTCGTCCAGCTCGACCGGGATGATGCAGGCGACCAGCAATGTCTCGCAAATGCCGGTGAAGCGGACCCAGGCCTGCCCAGGTCCCATTGAGTTGCTGGTGATGGCACCGTCAACCATCCCCTTGGGCGTGCCCATCTTGGCCCGGACGGTACCGCAACGGTCCCATTCGCCCCATGTCAGCTCGGACGTTGGCAATTCGGCGGTGCCATGGATATATTTGAAATGGGCGAAATCGACGCCATTCTCCGCCATATTCTGGAGCGATCCGAACACTTTCCATTCGACGATGTCATAGGGTGTCCATTCCGGGTCACTGGCCTCGGGCAGATGGACCACCTCATACATGGGCGCCGCATCCTCAGGGTGATACCAAACCCACAGCCACTGATTGGCTTCGCGGATATGCCAGGTGCGGGTGCACTTGCGCTTCACCTGCGGCGGGATGGCCTTGGCATAGGGAATCTCCTTCACCACGCCTTCCTCGCCATCGTAACGCCAGGCATGGAACGGGCATTCAATCAGATTGCCCGCCACCTTGCCGCCATGACCGAGGTGCGCGCCCAGATGCTTGCAATAGGCATCGATCATCCGCACCTGACCGTCCTCGCCGCGCCACACTGCCAGATCACGGGCGAAATAACGCGCCGGCTTCACTTCACCGACCGCAAGATCCTTGGCGAGCATGAACGGATACCAGCCGAAGGGAAAACCAATATCGAGGTTGCGCTGCGCCGGGTCAGGGCGATTGGCAATGTCCGCCACGCGCCAGGCCTCGCGCTCTTCCTTCGTCATCTTTTCGAGCACCTGCCACACCGCAACTGGGGCAGTGCGGGCGTCGGTTGCAGCGTCAGTCATGTCATTCTCCCCGGCAGATCCGGCTAAGTGTCTTAACGATGGTCAGAGCTTGAAGACGCGCGCCGCATTGTCGCGCAGGAACTTCGGCCAAACCTCGTCCTTCAGCGGTACATTCTCCATGTCGGACATTATCCGCTCGAGGCTGAGGCCCATGGGGAAATAGCCGGCATAGATGATCTTTTCGGCGCCCCGGGTGTTTGCATAGTCGATGATGGCCTTGGGGTAATGCTTGGGCGCAAAGGCGCTTGTCGAATAATAGAGGTTTGGCCACTTCAGCATCAGCTTGACCGCCAGCGCCTCCCACGGCTCGGCACCGTGCCGCATGACGATCTTCAGATCGGGGAAGAACCAGCATACCTCATCAAGATGTTCGACCTTCTGCGTTTCCATCGGAATGCGCGGGCCGGGAATGCCGACGTTGAGCAGGATCGGAATGTCCAGTTCGACCGCACAGGCATAGAGCGGGAACATATATTTGTGGTTGATTGCCACCTGCGGCAGCGTGCCGGCGGGAAAAACACTGATCGCCGACAGACCGACTTCGGCATGGATACGCTTGATCCGGCGCACCTCTTCCATGCCCTTGTTGGGATCGCATGGCAGTTCAAAGGCAAAGCGGTCCGGATACATCGCCTTCGCCCGTCGCGACGTATCGTTCTCGTTCCAGCCGATCAGCGCCTTGGCGATGCCATGCTTGTCCATCTGCTCGACGGTCCATTGCACATAGTCGTCTGCATGGCCTGTCTGCGGCACGTCCTTGAACATATACTGAGCCGGCATCGAAAATTGCTGGAGAGTCTGCTCATCCTTGATCAGCGGACGAAAGGCAGTGAACCAGTCCGAACGGTCTTCCGCCTCAGGAATGCCGAGCATGCAGTCGATGATGCCAATGTCTTTGGGCATGCCCATGGTCACGCGTCTCCGTAAATATCGACCCAGCGCGCACGCATGGCCACCTTGTTCAATTTGTCGAGATGATTGCGCGGCATGGGTTCGCTGACAAAGCCGATCTTGCCCGGCGCCTTGTAACGGGCCAGCCGCTCGGCCACCCAGTCCATGGCCGCGGCCTCGGTGATGTCTGCGCCATCACCGCACCGCACCACCGCAACGAGCAGCTCACCCAACCGCTCGTCAGGCACGCCAAAGGCAACGCATTCGGCTACGCCCGGCATCTGGGCCAGCACCCGCTCCACTTCAGCGCAATAAATATTCTCGCCGCCGGAAATGACCATGTCCTTCTTGCGATCGACAATGAAGACATAGCCTTCTTCGTCGATCCGCCCGATGTCGCCGGTGCGCAACCAACCCTCGCCAGACAGGCAGGCGGCGGTATCCTCGGGCCGGTTCCAGTAACCGCCCATCACTTGCGCACCCCGCACGACAATTTCGCCAGCTTCACCCACCGGCAGCGCCGATCCGTCCGGCCCTTCGATGCGGACATCAACCATCGGCAGCAATCGCCCGGCGGATTCGGGCTTGCGCACGAATTCCTCACCCACCGCTTGGGCGATCGACCCGGAACATTCAGTCATGCCATAACCGGTGCCGAACATGGCGTGGGGACATGCCGCCCTGATCGCGTCAAGCAGTTGCACCGGCAGTGCCTGTCCGCCGCTGCCGATGTTTCGCAGCGAGCTCAGATCGGCATCAGCCAGCCTTGCCTTGTTCAGCACGTCCCAAAGCATTGTCGGCACGCCCGAAAACATCGTGACTCGTTCTGCCTCAATCAGGCGCAGGGCGGCGTCGGCATCCCATCGGCGCATGATCACAACCTTGGACCCTGCGAGCAAGGGGGACAGGAAAGCCGATCCCAGTCCAGAAATATGGAACAAGGGATAGACCAGCAACACCGCCTGCTGCGGGCTGTTCTGCAACAATGTCTCGACCGACAGATTCATCTGCCGGGCAACATTGTGCAGCACCTGCATGCCGGACAACTGCACCGCCATCAGCCCGGTGATCAGGTTGCGATGGGATAACACCGCCCCCTTGACCCGACCGGTAGTGCCTGACGTGAAAAGGATCGTGCACGGATCGTTGGGACCCGCCAGCGAGAGACTGGTGCCAGCGGCGCCTTCCGTCCGTCGGGCGATGTCCGCCTCGTCGAACGGATGGGTCAGGTCGAGCATTCGCCCGGTATAGCCACCTTCGCGCAGCAACGCGGCCCGCTGGCTGTCCGCCAGCACCAGCGCCGGCGTCACTTCCTCGATCATGCCGACCAGTTCGCTCGGCGCGCCCCGGCTGTTGAACAAGGCAGCTACCCCACCAGCCTTGATCACTGCCAGAAAAGCCACAATCCATTCGGCGCGATTGCGCATGCAAATCGCGACCCGGTCGCCCTTGGCAATGCCCAGCATCGGCACCAGTTGATCGCGCCAGGCAAAGACCTGTGCAAAGGTCAGGCGCCGCTGAGAGCCGTCGTCATTGTCCTCGACGATGAAAATCTTGTCACCGTGGCGCCGCGCGCTTTCGATCATCATGTTGATGTCAGGCGGCGCGGAGAGGAACTGGCGCAGACCATCCCGCTCCCCGATTTCGAACGGTGCTCCGGGGCCTGTCAGGGCAGCGAAGACAGGGTCAATCTCGTTCATGCGGCTTCAGCCACAACCGATTTGGCCCACCGGTAATCCTGCTTGCCTGCCGCCGATCGTTTCACGTCGTCCACCCACACCAGAGCCTTGGGCAGCTTGTACCCGGCCAAACGTTCGGAGAGGAACGCACGCACATCTTCATAGTCGGGCCTGTCAGCGCCAGACCGTAGTGACACCACCCCCACCACCCGCTCACCCCAACGGGGATCAGGCTGCCCCGCAACAACGGCATCCTGAATGGCTGGGTGTGCACGCAGTGCTTCCTCCACTTCCTCAGGAAATATCTTCTCGCCACCGCTGTTGATGCAGGTCGATCCGCGCCCGAACACCGTGATCATGCCATCATCGTCCAGCCGTCCGGCATCGCCGCTGACGGACCAAAGCCGGGCATCAATGGTACGGAACACCTCTGCCGACTTCACCGGATCGTTGAAATAGCCGACCGGTGTGTGGCCCGACCGGGCGATGAAGCCAGTCTCGCCAGGCTTGGCCAACCGGTCCTCGATTACCACCTGCTGGTTCTCATTAGCCGGCAGGCGCATCATGCCGTCGCCCGGCGCGCCATCAGCCTGCCCTGACACGCCGGTTTCCGAAGACCCCATCCCATCGGTGATCCCGCAACTGTCCGGCAGAAAGCGTCGCAGGTCATCCTTCACATGTTGTGAGAACACCGCGCCGCCCGAGCCGAAATTGAACATGTGCGCCAGTGACCAGCGCTCCGGATTGGCCAGCAGGGCATCGCGCAGCGGGATGGCCATGGCGTCACCCACGATCTGGACAATATTGACGCCGAGCCGCTCGATCTTGTCCCACAGTGCCACCGGGTCAAAGCTGCGACCTTCATCAACAACAATGGTCAGCCCGTTGAGCATTCCCGACCACACGGACCACAGCGCCGCCGCGTGCATCAGCGGAGCGACAGGGAACAGCTTCAGCGGATATCCCTTGCTGGCCCGGTCATGGATGTCGGCCGGCTCAACCAGGGGGCCCACAGGATTGAAATAGCCGCCACCGCCGGCACAGGCGAAGACAAAGGCCTTGTGCGGCCACATCACGCCCTTGGGCATGCCTGTCGTGCCGCCGGTATAGGTCAGGATGATGTCATCTTCCCCGCGCGGCCACGGCCCGCTCGGTGCAAAGGACAGAAGTTCGGCATAGGTGACAGACCCTTCGGTCGACACGCCTGACCCGTCTTCGACCGCCACCGCCAGCTTGAGCCCCGGCAGTTCAGGCCGCAGTTCACGGACGATGTCC
This window encodes:
- a CDS encoding amidase, with the translated sequence MTGLLHRNGPLVEVVASRRQVLMGATAAFAATVAGGARAMSQTGDEVLLSTHDAMGLADLVRRREVSAGELLDMAIARTERLNPRFNFMAQRLDERARAAVARGLPDGPFTGVPWLLKDLNTHIAGELSEGGSRFYRGNRASVTSELVQRYERAGFVIFGKTTTPEFGLTGTTENKLNGDTRNPWNPAHIAGGSSGGAAAAVAAGVLPAAHATDGGGSIRLPASCCGLFGLKPSRGRIPMGPLRTEGWGGMSSHHAVTRSVRDSAAIMDATHGVEPGSRYGAPAPAEGFLAATQSDPRPLRIALMLTPPAGSPVDPQCIEAARETARLCESLGHHVEDAAPVLDAAALGQASFAIMAPGIAADIDDRAASLGITPGPDVLEPMTLAFAEYGRRFSAMDMARANNVFQAAAVTVAQFMERFDLILSPTLASPPLELGRINLTPDCDFAEWGRRTGMFTPFTQMANWSGQPSMSVPLAMSAQGLPIGSMFTGRYGDEATLFALAAQLERAAPWADRQPPEFD
- a CDS encoding Rieske 2Fe-2S domain-containing protein, which produces MTDAATDARTAPVAVWQVLEKMTKEEREAWRVADIANRPDPAQRNLDIGFPFGWYPFMLAKDLAVGEVKPARYFARDLAVWRGEDGQVRMIDAYCKHLGAHLGHGGKVAGNLIECPFHAWRYDGEEGVVKEIPYAKAIPPQVKRKCTRTWHIREANQWLWVWYHPEDAAPMYEVVHLPEASDPEWTPYDIVEWKVFGSLQNMAENGVDFAHFKYIHGTAELPTSELTWGEWDRCGTVRAKMGTPKGMVDGAITSNSMGPGQAWVRFTGICETLLVACIIPVELDELQVVYCYTQPREQAEGPMAGLARAIIKDVNKQLDQDKVVWDRMRYEPNPIICDGDGPIPHFRKFYSRFYAAGDGAPASQRAAG
- a CDS encoding amidohydrolase family protein, yielding MGMPKDIGIIDCMLGIPEAEDRSDWFTAFRPLIKDEQTLQQFSMPAQYMFKDVPQTGHADDYVQWTVEQMDKHGIAKALIGWNENDTSRRAKAMYPDRFAFELPCDPNKGMEEVRRIKRIHAEVGLSAISVFPAGTLPQVAINHKYMFPLYACAVELDIPILLNVGIPGPRIPMETQKVEHLDEVCWFFPDLKIVMRHGAEPWEALAVKLMLKWPNLYYSTSAFAPKHYPKAIIDYANTRGAEKIIYAGYFPMGLSLERIMSDMENVPLKDEVWPKFLRDNAARVFKL
- a CDS encoding class I adenylate-forming enzyme family protein produces the protein MNEIDPVFAALTGPGAPFEIGERDGLRQFLSAPPDINMMIESARRHGDKIFIVEDNDDGSQRRLTFAQVFAWRDQLVPMLGIAKGDRVAICMRNRAEWIVAFLAVIKAGGVAALFNSRGAPSELVGMIEEVTPALVLADSQRAALLREGGYTGRMLDLTHPFDEADIARRTEGAAGTSLSLAGPNDPCTILFTSGTTGRVKGAVLSHRNLITGLMAVQLSGMQVLHNVARQMNLSVETLLQNSPQQAVLLVYPLFHISGLGSAFLSPLLAGSKVVIMRRWDADAALRLIEAERVTMFSGVPTMLWDVLNKARLADADLSSLRNIGSGGQALPVQLLDAIRAACPHAMFGTGYGMTECSGSIAQAVGEEFVRKPESAGRLLPMVDVRIEGPDGSALPVGEAGEIVVRGAQVMGGYWNRPEDTAACLSGEGWLRTGDIGRIDEEGYVFIVDRKKDMVISGGENIYCAEVERVLAQMPGVAECVAFGVPDERLGELLVAVVRCGDGADITEAAAMDWVAERLARYKAPGKIGFVSEPMPRNHLDKLNKVAMRARWVDIYGDA
- a CDS encoding AMP-binding protein, yielding MVKQFHLADLFEAVAATVPDRVALISDSLSLTYAELNDRANRLAAGLAAHGLVRGDTVGLYLMNRAEHVEAFIAIVKLGAVPFNINYRYRPDELRYLFDNAQSAAVIHGAEYGDIVRELRPELPGLKLAVAVEDGSGVSTEGSVTYAELLSFAPSGPWPRGEDDIILTYTGGTTGMPKGVMWPHKAFVFACAGGGGYFNPVGPLVEPADIHDRASKGYPLKLFPVAPLMHAAALWSVWSGMLNGLTIVVDEGRSFDPVALWDKIERLGVNIVQIVGDAMAIPLRDALLANPERWSLAHMFNFGSGGAVFSQHVKDDLRRFLPDSCGITDGMGSSETGVSGQADGAPGDGMMRLPANENQQVVIEDRLAKPGETGFIARSGHTPVGYFNDPVKSAEVFRTIDARLWSVSGDAGRLDDDGMITVFGRGSTCINSGGEKIFPEEVEEALRAHPAIQDAVVAGQPDPRWGERVVGVVSLRSGADRPDYEDVRAFLSERLAGYKLPKALVWVDDVKRSAAGKQDYRWAKSVVAEAA